A genomic region of Fusarium falciforme chromosome 4, complete sequence contains the following coding sequences:
- a CDS encoding Zn(2)-C6 fungal-type domain-containing protein: protein MVPRKRAFHPRKRTGCITCKIRRVRCDEQKPSCNRCLSTGRKCDGYANNISTELPSPPASANPSSSETRLPRRNATIPMTLVLPLPRRNDQELRSYRFFLDVTASEFAGVFDADFWLTDIPRTCHSDPAIWHAVVSLGAAHQGYLASRGSARAESTSPFAVYQYNQAVKHLVHLPSSRTIPEERLRALIASVLFTYLCSIQGLHSQSGVHLAAAKSLLRELQTSNPSQSKLDATQVNQSKVPEYLTASSVSYKAVLSIIASLELQSQALNNRNANETPEILRDVDAYTAWRYYTAPNPTESSRICQHSRCVPSRATPENIARAGRAFQSLLDALILLSQRIRPDKAGSLRSADKAMENPISQQQPYTRAFHELDTALNMFVSDSSGNCLCFGPPDQLSSSTQHRNKAIDSLRVFRAVCHPLLDYLMGDSDANLKAHAIQLLDMAESVLGNEARYERSDATEFIPSLSITQPVFVVAATGPTLALRRRAMALLRQYPRREGLWDSLFTAAFLEACLEHEIELFRGGSMAGQAGLDEVEAIPASCQVRWAVFRFTGAHTARVKMQTLAEWLDDEPGREVPLVW, encoded by the exons ATGGTTCCGAGGAAGCGGGCCTTTCACCCCCGAAAAAGAACGGGTTGCATTACTTGCAA GATCCGAAGAGTGCGGTGCGACGAGCAAAAGCCGTCGTGCAATCGCTGCCTCTCGACTGGCCGAAAGTGCGATGGATATGCAAACAACATCAGCACTGAGTTGCCATCCCCTCCAGCTTCAGCCAACCCCTCGTCCTCTGAGACCCGGTTACCCAGACGAAACGCTACTATTCCCATGACCTTGGTATTGCCATTGCCAAGGAGAAATGACCAGGAACTCCGCAGCTACCGCTTCTTCCTGGATGTTACAGCCTCCGAGTTTGCCGGCGTTTTTGATGCCGACTTTTGGCTGACAGATATACCACGCACTTGTCACTCAGATCCAGCGATCTGGCACGCCGTGGTGAGTCTTGGAGCGGCGCACCAAGGTTATCTTGCAAGCCGGGGCTCTGCTCGTGCGGAGTCAACCTCGCCATTTGCAGTGTACCAGTATAACCAGGCTGTCAAGCACCTTGTCCATCTGCCATCTTCACGGACTATTCCCGAAGAGAGATTGAGGGCGCTGATTGCGAGTGTGCTGTTTACCTACCTATGCAGCATCCAAGGTCTACACTCTCAGTCTGGAGTCCATCTTGCAGCGGCAAAGAGTCTGTTGAGAGAACTGCAAACCTCTAACCCAAGCCAATCCAAGTTGGACGCAACCCAAGTAAACCAATCTAAAGTGCCTGAATACCTGACAGCCAGCTCAGTGTCGTATAAAGCCGTCCTGTCTATCATTGCCAGCCTTGAACTCCAGTCCCAAGCTCTCAACAACCGCAACGCAAACGAAACACCTGAGATTCTCAGGGACGTTGACGCGTATACCGCCTGGCGATACTATACGGCACCGAACCCGACCGAGTCTTCAAGGATCTGCCAACATAGCAGATGTGTGCCGTCTCGAGCGACACCGGAAAACATTGCGCGTGCTGGAAGAGCGTTCCAATCGTTGCTCGATGCGCTGATTCTCTTATCACAGCGCATCCGACCAGACAAAGCTGGGAGTCTTCGGAGTGCTGATAAAGCGATGGAGAATCCCATCAGCCAACAGCAACCCTATACTCGAGCCTTTCACGAGTTGGATACGGCTCTCAATATGTTTGTTTCAGACAGTTCGGGCAACTGTCTGTGCTTTGGGCCGCCAGACCAACTCTCATCCTCGACGCAACACCGAAATAAGGCGATAGACTCCCTCCGAGTCTTTCGAGCAGTATGCCACCCATTGTTAGACTACCTCATGGGTGACTCGGATGCCAACCTCAAAGCACACGCCATCCAGCTGCTGGACATGGCCGAGTCCGTGCTTGGGAACGAGGCCAGGTACGAAAGATCTGACGCAACAGAATTCATCCCATCACTATCAATCACGCAGCCAGTCTTTGTGGTAGCTGCTACTGGCCCGACTCTGGCGTTGCGGCGCCGTGCCATGGCGCTACTGCGGCAGTATCCTCGGCGCGAAGGCCTTTGGGATAGCTTATTCACCGCCGCTTTCTTGGAGGCGTGTCTTGAGCACGAGATTGAGCTTTTTCGGGGAGGGTCAATGGCTGGTCAAGCCGGGCTTGACGAGGTAGAAGCCATTCCCGCAAGCTGTCAAGTGCGCTGGGCCGTTTTCAGGTTCACGGGGGCACACACGGCGCGTGTGAAGATGCAGACTTTGGCGGAATGGCTTGATGATGAGCCTGGGCGAGAAGTGCCATTGGTGTGGTGA
- a CDS encoding AAA domain-containing protein codes for MSSEPKSQASIRNEARRSIILGTTPRAPPEAENMDSDVSSDISDIPIFRSALRSEETSSQVPNTISNDAIATSERSKLVAIENNCLGTKGTQPLFPTKPLIRFDAPVAPCQPPRIPYHPSSMSLPRFDDNDNDGGDEVVKKLRERLQQLEVENSRLRANPSTIDSVNVQVFHCLQGQDESNDTVYLSEPDWEKQGEQISLRCQFPVPDPVGYSQHHSMSFIILKYYNHSQQESVIKAAMEANEALGRPRAYAQEVVLISKEMVKAMKAFFAQTPSFTDVPKLSEKGVMDPPYTWWYHRRKSHNIQGLPKRQAQLVLALVNWIEADYSPLFDVIEDQLHRGCVSHLSIPFHFRPGEVLVSSEDGVPRGYVVLAHPQPDRDYENGQQDEQIASQKPVLWLAQCLSLNYSGEFYLVREEVKIAIETEDPDDEVDIRTLSVMPLKYAPDDVQGKLKQRAKMWWKLRGKQLVSYEGVPSNETQAGQRFMIDLRTYNELHPSNKYSLNKPSFSRKELYSPKDGQDPEAPDIYLFPAMVPGFDLRRKKWGKSAPCYIDLQVDQIRDVVWNDKAFSNLVADEDMKELILALVTNQLETEKGTDLIDNKGNGLIMLLHGSPGTGKTFTAESVAEIAKKPLYPVTCGDIGTEPEQVEKYLQSVFHLGKIWDCVVLLDEAEVFLEQRTLQDLKRNALVSVFLRALEYYEGILILTTNRVGTFDEAFKSRIQLALRYEKLQGYQRKKIWRNFLKRLEEIGEEDKIDFDDIELNLDDLAGYEMNGRQIRNSITTARQLAKYKGRKMTFSHLKRAITVADKFDRYLADVQEGIDEEGGGRGEDGRYSDESIARQDGVR; via the exons ATGTCATCAGA ACCGAAGAGCCAGGCATCGATCCGGAACGAGGCCCGAAGAAGCATCATTCTCGGGACCACACCACGAGCCCCTCCAGAAGCGGAGAACATGGACAGTGATGTTTCTAGCGACATCTCCGACATACCGATATTTAGATCCGCTCTTAGAAGCGAAGAGACATCGTCTCAAGTACCaaacaccatctccaacgacGCCATTGCAACTAGCGAAAGGAGCAAGTTGGTTGCAATAGAAAACAATTGCCTTGGCACGAAAGGCACACAGCCTCTCTTCCCAACCAAACCTCTAATTAGATTTGACGCCCCGGTGGCCCCATGCCAGCCACCCCGCATTCCCTATCACCCATCGTCCATGTCTCTGCCCCGGTTCGACGACAACGATAacgatggcggcgatgaAGTGGTGAAAAAATTGAGAGAACGGCTACAGCAACTAGAAGTCGAAAACAGCCGGCTACGCGCAAACCCAAGCACCATCGATTCTGTCAATGTCCAAGTATTCCACTGCttgcaaggccaagacgaaAGCAACGATACTGTTTACTTGTCCGAGCCCGACTGGGAGAAACAGGGTGAACAGATCAGCTTGAGATGCCAGTTCCCTGTCCCAGATCCAGTTGGATATTCCCAGCATCACAGCATGtcattcatcatcctcaaatATTACAACCACTCCCAACAGGAATCGGTGATAAAGGCAGCGATGGAAGCTAACGAGGCACTGGGCAGGCCCAGGGCTTACGCCCAAGAGGTGGTCTTGATATCAAAAGAGATGGTCAAAGCGATGAAGGCTTTCTTTGCTCAAACACCGTCTTTCACCGACGTGCCCAAACTATCCGAGAAGGGAGTTATGGATCCTCCTTACACCTGGTGGTACCACCGCCGAAAGTCTCACAACATCCAGGGTTTGCCGAAGCGTCAGGCACAGCTTGTGTTGGCTCTCGTGAACTGGATTGAGGCCGACTACTCGCCGCTATTCGACGTGATCGAAGATCAGCTGCACAGAGGTTGTGTATCTCATTTGTCCATACCGTTTCACTTTCGCCCGGGAGAAGTTCTAGTGTCGAGCGAGGATGGTGTTCCCCGGGGCTACGTGGTGTTGGCCCATCCTCAGCCTGATCGTGATTATGAGAATGGCCAGCAAGATGAGCAAATTGCATCGCAGAAGCCAGTATTATGGCTTGCCCAGTGCCTGTCGCTTAACTATTCTGGAGAATTCTATCTGGTCAGGGAAGAAGTTAAGATAGCCATCGAAACTGAAGACCCAGATGATGAAGTGGACATACGAACCCTATCTGTCATGCCCCTCAAATATGCTCCTGACGATGTGCAGGGCAAGTTAAAACAGCGAGCAAAAATGTGGTGGAAGCTGCGCGGCAAGCAGCTTGTCTCGTACGAAGGGGTGCCTTCAAATGAAACACAAGCA GGGCAAAGGTTCATGATCGACCTGAGAACGTATAATGAGCTTCATCCTTCGAATAAATACTCTCTCAACAAACCCTCTTTTTCTAGAAAGGAGCTATATTCGCCAAAGGATGGCCAAGATCCCGAAGCTCCTGACATTTATTTGTTCCCAGCAATGGTTCCCGGCTTTGACCTCAGACGCAAGAAATGGGGCAAGTCCGCTCCATGCTATA TTGACCTCCAGGTGGACCAAATTCGAGATGTCGTCTGGAATGACAAGGCCTTTAGCAATCTTGTGGCTGACGAAGACATGAAGGAACTGATCCTCGCATTGGTTACCAACCAGCTTGAGACAGAAAAGGGAACAGATCTTATCGACAACAAGGGGAATGGCCTCATCATGCTTCTTCACGGCTCACCCGGCACCGGGAAGACTTTCACTGCTGAATCAGTCGCCGAGATAGCAAAGAAGCCCCTCTACCCGGTGACTTGTGGTGACATCGGTACTGAGCCCGAGCAGGTGGAGAAGTATCTTCAGTCTGTCTTCCACCTAGGCAAGATATGGGACTGCGTCGTGCTGCTAGACGAAGCAGAGGTTTTTCTAGAGCAACGAACGCTTCAGGATCTGAAGCGAAACGCCCTGGTGTCTGTGTTTTTGCGCGCTCTCGAATACTACGAAGGTATCCTTATCCTAACCACGAACCGCGTTGGTACCTTCGACGAGGCATTCAAATCGCGTATCCAGCTGGCCTTGCGCTATGAGAAGCTTCAAGGCTACCAGCGGAAGAAGATCTGGAGAAACTTTCTGAAAAGGCTGGAGGAGATCGGTGAGGAAGACAAGATCGATTTCGACGACATTGAGCTGAATCTGGACGACCTGGCAGGGTACGAGATGAATGGTCGGCAGATTCGCAACTCGATCACGACGGCGCGGCAGCTGGCAAAGTACAAGGGAAGGAAGATGACGTTTTCACATCTGAAAAGAGCGATTACCGTTGCGGACAAGTTTGATAGGTATCTGGCTGATGTTCAAGAGGGTATAGATGAAGAAGGTGGTGGAAGAGGGGAGGATGGGAGGTACTCGGACGAGTCTATTGCCCGGCAAGACGGTGTACGGTGA
- a CDS encoding Catalase encodes MSEQIIGTIKHAVMGSKSDKIDQLKTTMVQPDEKSRITSDFGTKQSNTDNWLRVNREDQTGPMLLEDTFGREKIHRFDHERIPERVVHARGTGAFGTFRLHESAEDVTHAGILTDTSRETPLFVRFSTVLGSRGSADTVRDVRGFAVKFYTPEGNWDIVGNNIPVFFIQDAIKFPDLIHAGKPEPHNEVPQAQSAHNNFWDFMYMHSEATHMYFWTMSDRAIPRSFRMMQGFGVNTYTLINAKGEKHFVKFHFTPELGVHSLVWDEALKLAGQDPDFHRKDLWEAIENGAYPKWKFGIQTIPESKEHDFDFDILDATKVWPEDLIPVRYIGELELNRNVDEFFTQTEQAAFCTSHVVPGIGFSDDPLLQGRNFSYSDTQLSRLGVNWQELPINRPVCPVMNFNRDGAMRHTIAKGKVNYWPNRYGYQPAATKEEGGYIDYAQKVQGIKERALSAKFKDHTSQAQLFYNSLSEPERAHLQAALSFELDHCDEPIVYERLTQRLSEVDGVLAELVADMVGGKKPEGGKANPGKTAKNLSQMDFLPETPTIATRRVGIIVADGYDPIAFNAVYGAIKAQNAIPFVIAPRRSAIFSADENPDSSKGIVPDHHLEGQRSTMFDALFIPGGERSIQTLAKVGRARHYIREAFGHLKAIGGTGEGVQLIENAIQLPEVSLSEADNGDVVESYGVVTLRNARPESLKEIVTVAKNAKGFLEQFVYAISQHRCWQRELDGLNAMVAY; translated from the exons ATGTCCGAGCAAATAATTGGGACTATCAAGCACGCAGTCATGGGTTCCAAAAGCGACAAGATTGACCAACTCAAGACCACCATGGTCCAGCCTGACGAAAAGTCAAGGATCACCTCCGACTTTGGCACAAAGCAGAGCAACACGGATAACTGGCTGCGCGTGAATAGAGAGGATCAGACAGGGCCTATGCTCTTGGAGGACACATTTGGTCGAGAAAAG ATTCACCGTTTTGATCATGAACGTATCCCCGAGCGAGTCGTCCACGCTCGCGGTACCGGAGCTTTCGGTACCTTCAGACTCCACGAGTCGGCCGAAGACGTGACCCACGCCGGCATCCTCACCGACACCTCCCGCGAGACGCCCCTCTTTGTCCGCTTCTCCACCGTGCTCGGCAGCCGAGGCTCAGCAGACACAGTCCGCGATGTCCGTGGCTTCGCCGTCAAGTTCTACACCCCTGAGGGAAACTGGGACATTGTGGGCAACAATATCCCCGTCTTCTTCATACAAGATGCCATCAAGTTTCCGGACTTGATTCATGCTGGAAAGCCTGAGCCGCATAATGAAGTGCCCCAAGCACAGTCGGCACACAACAACTTCTGGGACTTTATGTACATGCACTCCGAGGCGACGCATATGTACTTCTGGACCATGTCCGACCGAGCCATCCCTCGCTCCTTTCGCATGATGCAGGGATTCGGCGTCAACACTTACACACTTATCAACGCAAAGGGAGAGAAGCACTTTGTCAAGTTCCACTTTACTCCTGAGCTTGGAGTTCACTCTCTTGTATGGGATGAGGCCCTCAAGCTAGCGGGCCAGGACCCAGATTTCCACCGCAAGGATCTCTGGGAGGCTATTGAGAACGGGGCGTATCCCAAGTGGAAGTTTGGCATCCAGACCATCCCCGAGTCCAAGGAGCAcgactttgactttgacATTCTCGATGCCACCAAAGTCTGGCCTGAGGATCTCATCCCCGTCCGCTACATCGGTGAACTGGAGCTCAACCGGAACGTCGACGAATTCTTTACCCAGACTGAGCAGGCCGCCTTCTGTACCAGTCATGTCGTTCCTGGTATTGGCTTCTCCGACGACCCcctcctccaaggccgaAACTTTTCCTACTCTGATACTCAACTCAGTAGACTTGGCGTCAACTGGCAGGAGTTGCCCATCAACAGGCCTGTATGCCCTGTCATGAACTTTAACCGCGACGGCGCCATGCGACATACGattgccaagggcaaggtcaatTATTGGCCAAACAGATATGGCTACCAGCCGGCAGCTACCAAGGAAGAAGGTGGTTATATCGACTATGCGCAAAAGGTCCAGGGGATCAAGGAGCGAGCATTGAGcgccaagttcaaggaccACACGTCTCAAGCCCAGCTGTTCTACAACTCGCTCTCTGAGCCAGAGAGAGCGCATCTCCAGGCAGCCCTCTCGTTTGAACTGGATCACTGCGACGAGCCCATTGTCTATGAACGACTCACCCAGCGACTGTCAGAGGTTGACGGAGTTCTTGCAGAGCTTGTCGCGGACATGGTTGGAGGCAAGAAGCCAGAGGGAGGTAAAGCAAACCCTGGAAAGACAGCCAAGAATCTTAGTCAGATGGACTTCCTCCCTGAGACCCCTACGATCGCCACCCGCCGTGTTGGAATCATCGTCGCAGACGGCTACGACCCCATCGCCTTCAACGCCGTGTATGGGGCCATCAAGGCCCAAAATGCCATTCCTTTTGTCATCGCACCGCGCCGCTCAGCAATTTTCTCAGCAGACGAGAACCCAGACTCATCCAAAGGCATCGTTCCTGATCACCACCTCGAAGGCCAGCGCAGCACAATGTTTGACGCCCTATTCATCCCCGGCGGCGAAAGATCCATCCAGACGCTTGCCAAGGTCGGTCGTGCCCGGCACTACATCCGTGAAGCATTTGGTCATCTCAAGGCAATTGGCGGTACGGGTGAAGGTGTCCAGTTGATTGAGAATGCTATCCAACTCCCCGAGGTTTCCCTCTCAGAGGCAGATAACGGCGATGTGGTGGAAAGCTATGGCGTTGTGACGCTCAGGAACGCGCGACCCGAGAGTCTGAAGGAGATTGTTACTGTTGCAAAGAATGCAAAGGGATTTTTGGAACAGTTTGTGTATGCTATTAGCCAGCATCGTTGCTGGCAGCGAGAGTTGGACGGGCTGAATGCCATGGTGGCGTATTAA
- a CDS encoding AB hydrolase-1 domain-containing protein: protein MTTSPRNLLTFRLPSTKRLISWTEFGSPNGRPIIYLHGTPSSRLECAEFHQELHDCNIRLIAPDRPGFGRSEGHPGRTIGGYASDIRALAKQLNLSKYAVMGQSGGGPYALACARYIRPEEGLRAVAVLGGLSPFESGFEGAHWATAFSLKMAKRTPGLLGFFLRLPIPSRQGNFTGPLEEWTVDPSMLAEAEKTQQAFVNTMKGREKEIMSKPGVVHHLTTTFVEATIQGVDAHLYESKLFAQEWDFKLQDITFASESKRPLVMWYGTEDVNTTVHMGKWIAERVAGSQLREVEGETHNTLVVKFVHYCDELLKIAER from the coding sequence ATGACTACAAGTCCTCGAAATTTGTTAACATTTCGCCTCCCCTCCACCAAGCGACTCATTTCATGGACCGAATTCGGCTCCCCAAATGGACGACCGATCATCTACCTTCACGGAaccccttcttctcgcctCGAGTGTGCCGAATTTCACCAGGAGCTTCATGACTGCAATATCCGACTGATCGCCCCAGACCGACCAGGCTTCGGCCGGTCTGAGGGTCACCCCGGGCGAACCATCGGAGGATATGCCAGCGATATTCGGGCACTCGCAAAACAACTCAATCTTTCGAAATACGCAGTCATGGGTCAGAGTGGCGGTGGTCCGTATGCCCTGGCATGTGCCAGGTACATCCGCCCAGAAGAAGGTCTTCGAGCCGTGGCGGTCCTCGGGGGCTTGTCACCTTTTGAGTCTGGATTCGAGGGTGCCCACTGGGCTACGGCTTTCAGCCTCAAAATGGCCAAGCGGACGCCTGGGCTACTTGGGTTCTTCCTTCGCCTCCCGATTCCGAGCCGACAAGGCAACTTCACAGGTCCCCTAGAAGAATGGACCGTTGATCCATCAATGTTAGCCGAAGCGGAAAAGACACAGCAGGCTTTCGTTAACACTATGAAAGGCCGAGAAAAAGAGATCATGAGCAAACCAGGAGTTGTGCACCATCTCACCACAACCTTTGTTGAAGCAACAATCCAGGGAGTCGATGCTCACTTGTATGAGTCGAAATTGTTTGCGCAGGAGTGGGACTTTAAGCTCCAAGATATCACCTTCGCATCGGAGAGCAAGAGACCTTTAGTTATGTGGTATGGAACTGAGGATGTCAACACCACGGTTCACATGGGCAAATGGATTGCTGAGAGAGTTGCTGGGTCGCAGCTTCGGGAGGTTGAAGGAGAGACGCACAATACGTTGGTGGTCAAATTTGTTCACTATTGCGATGAGCTCCTAAAAATTGCTGAAAGATGA